In Bifidobacterium scardovii JCM 12489 = DSM 13734, the genomic stretch GTTGGCGACGGCCTCGTCGGAGGAGAAGCCGACCAGGGAGAAGTCGCCGGTGGTCATGGTCATGCCGCCGCCCATGCCGTCGGGCCCGCCCTGGCCGCCGGCCTTCCCGGCGTCGCCGGAATCACCGGAATCACCGGAACCGGAGGAGTCGGAGGAACCGCCGGAGCCGGAGCTGCCGGAGCTGGAGGATGTCGAGTCCTCGACCGGTTGGAAGTCGTCGGTTCCGTTCAGCGATGCGGTCTGGGTGTAGTAGGTCGATTTCACCGCGTCGGAGGCCTTCGCGTAGGTCTGATAATCGGACAGGGTGAGCTGCTTGTCGCTCAGCGATGCGCGCATCGACTCGAAGTCCGGCTGGGAGCCGGATGCATCGGACGAGTCGGATGAGCCGGAGCCGTTGCGCATCTCGCTGATCGCCTTGGAGCGGTCGAAGCTGATCTGCGCGGTGATGGTCGTGTTCTCCAGCCCGCTGTCGCGCGTGCTGACCGCCGCCTGGCGGATCGACAGGCCGATGGTGGCCGCCGCCGCGATGATCGCGACGATGATGGCGATGAGGATATTGCGCCCCTTGTTGCGTATGACATTGCGCCATGCGTTGCGTATTACGAACATTGTCGTCCTTTGATTGGGTATCGGGTGGGTACGGCGGATCGAACTTGGGCGAATCCGCCTTGCTGCCATCACAGCGTGCTTCGATGGCAGGGGCCTGTAATGTCGCTGAACCGACACTGGCGGTCAAATGTGATGTTTTGGTGTGCTTTCTGGACATTGGCTGAATGAGGGGCGTCCGGCCGCCGGTGCCGGAACGGCGGCGTCAGGCATAGCGATGGCATGGGGTAGGGTATCGGGTATGCCGATTTCCGCTGAAGTACTAGCCAATCCGAAAGCCGAACGCATCCGCCGCGCGGGGGATCTGTCCAATCGCAAGAGCCGCGAACGCGCGGGGAGGTTCCTGATCGAGGGACCACAGTCCGTGCGCGAGGCGATCGCGTGGCACCCCGGCGTGGTGAGGGATCTGTACGTCCAGGTCGCTTCGGGGGCGCCCGACGCGCCGTTCGCCAATCCGACCGTCGCGCAGCTCGCCGGCAAGGCCCTGTCCGCCGGCGTGTACGTGCACAAGGCGACGCGCGATGTGATCGCGAAGATCAGCTCCGACGCGCAGGGCATCGTCGCGGTCGGCGACCTCGGCGCCATGCGCGATGCCATGCGGTACGACGGCCCGTCCGAGCGCCCGTTCGTCGCCGCGTTCTGGCAGGTGCGCGATCCGGGCAACGCCGGCACGGTGATCCGGGCGGCCGATGCGGCCGGCTGCGACGCCATCGTGTTCGTGGACGAATGCGTCGACATGTTCAACCCCAAGGTGATCCGCTCGACGGCCGGCTCGCTGTTCCACCTGCCGGTGCTCACGATGGGCACCGACGAGTTCCTCGCGTGGGCATCCGAGCACGGCGCAGGCGTGATCGCCGCCGATGTGTACGGCACCGAGGGGCGCCCGCCGCAGCCGCTGCCCGACATGCTCGCCGGCGTCGACGCGGAAGGCGGAGCCGCGGCGGATCGCGCCGGGTGCGCCGTCCTGTTCGGCAACGAGGCGCGAGGCCTGCCGGCCGCGATCCTCGAGCGCGCCGACCGGATCGTGGCGATCCCGCTCTACGGCAAGGCCGAGTCCCTGAATCTGGGCACCAGCGCGGCGGTCATGCTCATGAGCATGGCTATGTCGAGTCGCTTTGGGAGAATGTGAAGTCGGCAAAAGCTTGAAAAATGCATGTTTTCATGTGTGGTAAGAGGTTGCAAGTCAAGGAAAGGTAGCTCGTGGCAGAAGTGCTATTCGATGCCCAGGCAGTGACCGACGCGGTCACCGGCGGCATCGCGAGAATCGAGAACGCCTCCAGCTCGGAGGAACTGAAAGCCGTCAAAAGCGAGGTCATCACGGCGCTGACCCAGGCCAGCAAGGCCATCGGATCGCTGCCGGCGGACCAGAAGAAGGACGCCGGCAAGCTTATGGGCAAGCTGCGCGCCGACTTCGGCCGCGCGTTCGGCGCCAAGGAATCCGCGGTCAAGGCGCAGGAGGAGGCGAAGGCCCTCGCGGCCGAGACCGTCGACATGACCCTGCCGGTGAACCGCAAGCCGCTCGGCGCGCGCCACCCGCTGTCGCGCGTCATGGAGGACGTCGAGGACTTCTTCGTCTCGATGGGCTGGCAGATCTCGTCCGGCCCCGAAATCGAATCCGAATGGTACAACTTCGATTCCCTGAACTTCGGCCCCGACCACCCGGCCCGCCAGATGCAGGACACCTTCTACGTCAAGGGCAACCAGGCCAAGGACGCCGCCGGGTTCGTCGGCTCCAACATGGTGGTGCGCACCCAGACCTCGTCCGACCAGGTCCGCGCGCTCATCACCCGCGGCGTGCCGCTGTACATCGCCAGCCCGGGCCGCGTGTTCCGCACCGACGAGCTCGACGCGACGCACACGCCGGTGTTCCACCAGTGCGAGGCGCTCGCCGTCGACAAGCACCTGACGATGGCCGACCTCAAGGGCGTGCTCGACAAGCTCGCCGTCGCCATGTTCGGCCCCGAGGCCAAGACGCGCCTGCGCCCCAGCTACTTCCCGTTCACCGAGCCGAGCGCCGAGCTCGACCTGTGGTTCCCCGACAAGAAGGGCGGCCCGGGTTGGCTCGAGTGGGGCGGCTGCGGCATGGTCAACCCGAACGTGCTCAAGTCGGCGGGCATCGACCCGAACGTCTACACCGGATTCGCCTTCGGCGTGGGCGTCGAGCGCACCCTGCTGCTGCGCCACGACATCAACGACATGCACGACCTGGTCGAGGGCGACGTGCGATTCAGCGAACAGTTTGTGATGGGGGAGTGATAATCCATGCCCATGGTTGATATTGATTGGCTCAAGGACCACGTCGAGGTCCCCGAGGGCCTGACCTACGAGCAGCTGGCCAAGGACCTGGTCAAGGTCGGCCTCGAGGAGGAGGAGATCCACTCCTCGCAGATCACCGGCCCGATCGTCGTCGGCTACGTGGTCGACGCCACGCCCGAACCGCAGAAGAACGGCAAGACCATCAACTGGTGCCACGTCGACGTCGGCGACGAGTACAACGAGACCGACGAGAACGGCAACAAGGTGCCGCGCGGCATCATCTGCGGCGCCCCGAACATGGCCGCCGGCGAGAAGGTCGTCGTCACCCTGCCCGGCGCGGTGCTGCCCGGCGACTTCAAGATCGAGCCGCGCAAGACCTACGGCCACGTCTCCGACGGCATGTGCGCCTCCGAGCGCGAGCTGGGGCTCGGCGATAACCACGACGGCATCATCCTGCTGCGCAACTACGGCTTCACCCCGGCCGAGTACGACGCGCTCAAGCCCGGCGACGACGCGATGCACCTGCTGCACCTCGACCAGCCGCTGCTGGAGATCAACATCACGCCCGACCGCGGCTACGCGCTGTCCTACCGCGGCGTCGCCCGCGAGTACCACCATTCGACCGGCGCCCCGTACGTCGACCCGGCCGAGGAGCTCGGCGAGAAGGCCCCGGTGGTGACCGGCGGCGCCTCCGACATCGAGGTCGTGATCGACGACAGCAACCCGATCCACGGCGTGCCCGGCTGCGACCGGTACTACGCCCGCGCGATCCACGGCTTCAAGCCCGGCAGCCACACCCCCAACTGGATGCGCCGCCGCCTGATCCGCGCCGGCATGCGCTCGATCTCGCTCGCCGTCGACGTGACCAACTACGTGATGCTCGATCTGGGCCAGCCGATGCACGCCTACGATCTGGACAAGCTCGAAGGGCCGATCGTCGTGCGCCGCGCGGCGGCCGGCGAGAAGCTCACCACGCTCGACGACAAGGAGCACGAGCTGAGCGAAGAGGACCTGCTGATCACCGATTCGCCGAACGGCCAGCGCGGCTCGCGCATCCTCGGCATCGCCGGCGTGATGGGCGGCCTGTACGGCGAGGTGACCGCCGACACCAAGAACATCCTGCTGGAGGCAGCGCACTTCGACCAGGTGTCGATCGCCCGTTCCGCGCGCCGCCACAAGATCCCGTCCGAGGCGTCCCGCCGCTTCGAGCGCGGCGTCGACACGCAGCTGCAGCCCGCCGCCGCGCAGATGGCCGCCGACCTGCTGTCCAAGTACGGCGACGGTGAGCCTTCCGACAAGCCGACCGACGTGAACAATGTCGCCACCCGCCGCCCGATCCACTTCAAGGCCACCGAGGTCAAGCGCGTGGCCGGTCTCGACGTTGACGTGAACCGCATCAGCGACATCCTCACCGACATCGGCTGCCGCGTGGCCGGCGGCGGCAACGGCGAGTTCTCCGTGACCGCGCCGACGTGGCGCCCGGATCTCAACGAGGCGTGCGACCTCGTCGAGGAAGTGGCCCGACTGGTCGGCTACG encodes the following:
- the pheT gene encoding phenylalanine--tRNA ligase subunit beta, which gives rise to MPMVDIDWLKDHVEVPEGLTYEQLAKDLVKVGLEEEEIHSSQITGPIVVGYVVDATPEPQKNGKTINWCHVDVGDEYNETDENGNKVPRGIICGAPNMAAGEKVVVTLPGAVLPGDFKIEPRKTYGHVSDGMCASERELGLGDNHDGIILLRNYGFTPAEYDALKPGDDAMHLLHLDQPLLEINITPDRGYALSYRGVAREYHHSTGAPYVDPAEELGEKAPVVTGGASDIEVVIDDSNPIHGVPGCDRYYARAIHGFKPGSHTPNWMRRRLIRAGMRSISLAVDVTNYVMLDLGQPMHAYDLDKLEGPIVVRRAAAGEKLTTLDDKEHELSEEDLLITDSPNGQRGSRILGIAGVMGGLYGEVTADTKNILLEAAHFDQVSIARSARRHKIPSEASRRFERGVDTQLQPAAAQMAADLLSKYGDGEPSDKPTDVNNVATRRPIHFKATEVKRVAGLDVDVNRISDILTDIGCRVAGGGNGEFSVTAPTWRPDLNEACDLVEEVARLVGYDQIPVTVPPAPVEGSVGLTDEQRHRREVASELAEYGMIEALSYPFIGEEDFKAFGYDPARIEPVSVEIANPLAGNRPYLRRSILPTLAGTVQLNLRRGLDNISLYELGHVYLWDPNAPAIPALPGGVRPTDEQLAALDAGLPDQPMHVAGILTGLAENSGWLGGRRAVDWSDAVEAVRRIADRLGAKLTLDQPAAADVPVQWHPGRAARVMAGDVFVGYVGELHPHVNEALGFPAHSAAFELDLTALFATLDGKPVQAKPISTFPPVKQDLAFTVPDTVSADQLEAVISQAAGDALESIELFDVFTGDQIGEGLKSLAFAVVFRAPDRTLTAEDSEAIRKAIVAKAATLGAQLRA
- the pheS gene encoding phenylalanine--tRNA ligase subunit alpha; the encoded protein is MLFDAQAVTDAVTGGIARIENASSSEELKAVKSEVITALTQASKAIGSLPADQKKDAGKLMGKLRADFGRAFGAKESAVKAQEEAKALAAETVDMTLPVNRKPLGARHPLSRVMEDVEDFFVSMGWQISSGPEIESEWYNFDSLNFGPDHPARQMQDTFYVKGNQAKDAAGFVGSNMVVRTQTSSDQVRALITRGVPLYIASPGRVFRTDELDATHTPVFHQCEALAVDKHLTMADLKGVLDKLAVAMFGPEAKTRLRPSYFPFTEPSAELDLWFPDKKGGPGWLEWGGCGMVNPNVLKSAGIDPNVYTGFAFGVGVERTLLLRHDINDMHDLVEGDVRFSEQFVMGE
- a CDS encoding TrmH family RNA methyltransferase, which gives rise to MPISAEVLANPKAERIRRAGDLSNRKSRERAGRFLIEGPQSVREAIAWHPGVVRDLYVQVASGAPDAPFANPTVAQLAGKALSAGVYVHKATRDVIAKISSDAQGIVAVGDLGAMRDAMRYDGPSERPFVAAFWQVRDPGNAGTVIRAADAAGCDAIVFVDECVDMFNPKVIRSTAGSLFHLPVLTMGTDEFLAWASEHGAGVIAADVYGTEGRPPQPLPDMLAGVDAEGGAAADRAGCAVLFGNEARGLPAAILERADRIVAIPLYGKAESLNLGTSAAVMLMSMAMSSRFGRM